One genomic region from Terriglobales bacterium encodes:
- the mfd gene encoding transcription-repair coupling factor → MILPFVRELFADVEKTSAFARLTSHLKTGAGRIGMSGLVPTAKSLLIPLLARAASRPLILVVADNRAAEEMLPRVQGFCELTGALAADAIVSVPAYDVLPFENLSPHAEIQEARAKALWRITTGEARVAIIPVAAAVMKLQSPEYYFDLGQVFHRGEVVDIEKLVAQLNLVGYSRTDVVEMPGEYAIRGGILDVYPPEFDRPLRVELFGDEIESIRKFDPATQRSSSPVDDLVLMPLTDTPVREETLGAIHARLTGARVSGREEVIEDAIRAGGITVFPGWELYAPVAGAGESIFGLLPQASVLINEPSLVKSELEHWWEKVESAHERSGIGNLVRPEDLYFAPDGWWMRVDSMTGADLEHLGLGTDEESLHLSFSTQPAMKFHGSVAAMVEEVKKLAAENQRVVFAAGNTGEVERLAEIFSEYGVSFRLGSRTPRPGETHVDDAAYLAGEEVLTTIVKGFVPDGVTLPEVNLVIFGASDLFDESEVAAIRPLRQKSKTAAFASDFRDLAVGDYVVHVEHGIGQYDGLKEIPQTDGSNAEFMVLEYAEAARLYVPLTRLDLVQKYRSAEGARPVLNRLGTAQWQKTKARVKKAMRDMAEELLKLYAQRKLAEGHAYPADTEWQREFEDAFEFNETEDQLTAISDVKRDMQLGTPMDRLLCGDVGYGKTEVAMRAAFKAVSDNRQVAVLAPTTVLAFQHFGTFKQRFAAFPIRVEMLSRFRTPKEQKEIAQKVEHGQVDVVIGTHRLLSKDVNFADLGLVIIDEEQRFGVRHKERLKQLRKEVDVLAMSATPIPRTLHMSLVGLRDMSVIETPPKDRIAIQTVVAPYEEKLVRSALEHELERGGQVYFIHNRVESIYEIASHVQEMVPRARVIAGHGQMSEGELEKVMLKFVRHEADILVATTIVENGLDIPLCNTIIINRADRYGLSELYQLRGRVGRSNRRAYAYLLIPPDTELTPLARRRLAALKEFSDLGAGFKIAALDLELRGAGNMLGGEQSGHVDAVGFELYTSMLERTVRELKGEVAPQEVETQLNLGINIRIPATYIAEENQRLRMYKRVAGVESESQLADVAGELEDRYGPPPAAVGNLLEYATLKLLCQRVGVIGIDRHRDVVNIKFAENAGIDPERLMRFISRQKGAQFTPAGILKFTMTATAAEEVLARLKRLLEELAAEQVGATGDQVVR, encoded by the coding sequence ATGATTCTGCCGTTCGTCCGCGAGCTGTTTGCGGACGTGGAGAAAACTTCCGCCTTTGCGCGCCTGACCTCCCACCTCAAGACGGGCGCGGGACGGATAGGTATGTCCGGGCTCGTTCCGACAGCTAAATCCCTGCTCATTCCGCTGCTGGCGCGCGCGGCGTCGCGGCCGCTGATCCTGGTAGTGGCCGATAACCGCGCCGCCGAAGAGATGCTCCCCCGGGTGCAAGGTTTTTGCGAGCTGACGGGAGCGCTTGCAGCGGATGCGATCGTCAGCGTTCCCGCCTATGACGTACTTCCCTTCGAAAATCTCTCGCCGCACGCTGAAATTCAGGAGGCACGAGCCAAGGCGCTGTGGCGGATTACCACCGGCGAAGCTCGCGTGGCGATCATTCCGGTAGCTGCCGCTGTCATGAAACTACAGTCGCCAGAGTATTACTTCGACTTGGGGCAGGTGTTCCACCGCGGCGAGGTCGTGGATATCGAGAAACTGGTGGCGCAGCTCAACCTGGTCGGCTATTCACGTACCGACGTGGTAGAGATGCCGGGTGAATACGCAATTCGCGGCGGAATTCTCGATGTATATCCGCCAGAATTTGATCGCCCGCTACGTGTCGAGCTGTTCGGGGATGAGATCGAATCGATCCGCAAGTTTGATCCGGCAACGCAACGTTCTTCCAGCCCGGTCGACGATCTGGTGCTGATGCCGCTGACGGATACACCCGTACGCGAAGAAACCCTGGGAGCGATTCACGCACGGCTGACCGGGGCGCGGGTCAGCGGGCGTGAAGAAGTAATCGAGGACGCGATACGCGCGGGAGGTATCACAGTGTTTCCCGGGTGGGAGCTGTATGCGCCTGTGGCAGGAGCTGGAGAGAGCATCTTCGGACTGCTACCGCAGGCAAGCGTGCTGATCAACGAACCCTCGCTGGTCAAGAGCGAACTGGAGCATTGGTGGGAGAAAGTAGAGAGTGCTCACGAACGCAGCGGGATTGGAAATCTGGTGCGACCGGAGGATCTCTATTTCGCTCCCGATGGTTGGTGGATGCGGGTCGATTCCATGACCGGCGCCGATTTGGAGCACCTCGGACTTGGCACTGATGAGGAAAGCCTGCACCTAAGTTTCAGCACGCAGCCGGCAATGAAATTTCATGGTTCCGTGGCGGCCATGGTGGAGGAGGTGAAAAAACTCGCTGCTGAGAATCAGCGCGTTGTCTTCGCTGCCGGCAATACAGGCGAAGTGGAGCGGTTGGCAGAAATTTTCAGTGAATACGGGGTCAGCTTCCGCCTGGGCAGCCGTACACCACGTCCAGGCGAGACGCACGTGGATGACGCCGCTTACCTGGCGGGCGAAGAAGTGCTGACGACGATCGTCAAAGGCTTCGTCCCAGATGGAGTGACGCTGCCCGAAGTCAACCTGGTGATCTTTGGCGCCAGTGACCTGTTTGATGAGTCGGAAGTGGCTGCGATTCGACCTCTGCGGCAAAAATCAAAGACTGCCGCCTTCGCATCCGATTTTCGCGATCTGGCCGTGGGCGACTACGTGGTTCATGTGGAGCATGGGATCGGGCAGTACGACGGACTGAAGGAAATACCGCAGACGGATGGATCGAATGCGGAATTCATGGTGCTGGAGTACGCGGAGGCAGCGCGGCTGTATGTTCCTCTGACCCGGCTTGATCTCGTACAGAAATATCGCTCCGCCGAGGGAGCCCGGCCGGTGCTGAACCGGCTCGGCACCGCGCAGTGGCAGAAGACCAAGGCGCGGGTCAAGAAAGCCATGCGGGACATGGCGGAAGAGCTACTCAAGCTCTATGCCCAGCGCAAGCTGGCGGAGGGCCATGCGTATCCCGCCGATACCGAGTGGCAGCGGGAATTCGAGGACGCCTTCGAATTCAACGAGACCGAAGATCAGCTTACAGCCATCTCCGACGTGAAGCGCGACATGCAGTTGGGAACGCCTATGGACCGTCTGCTCTGCGGCGATGTCGGCTACGGCAAAACTGAGGTCGCCATGCGCGCGGCCTTCAAGGCGGTCAGCGACAATCGGCAGGTGGCGGTGCTCGCTCCTACCACGGTGCTCGCATTTCAACATTTCGGGACGTTCAAGCAGCGATTCGCCGCATTTCCCATTCGCGTGGAGATGCTAAGCCGCTTCCGCACACCAAAAGAGCAGAAAGAGATTGCACAAAAGGTGGAGCACGGGCAGGTGGATGTCGTGATCGGCACCCACCGGCTACTTTCAAAGGACGTGAATTTTGCCGACCTCGGGCTGGTGATCATCGATGAAGAGCAGCGCTTTGGCGTACGCCACAAAGAACGGCTGAAGCAGCTGCGGAAGGAAGTGGACGTTCTGGCCATGTCGGCTACGCCCATCCCGCGGACTCTGCACATGTCACTCGTGGGTCTGCGCGACATGAGCGTGATCGAAACTCCACCCAAAGACCGGATTGCAATTCAGACCGTGGTCGCGCCGTACGAAGAGAAGCTAGTGCGTTCGGCGCTTGAACATGAGTTGGAACGCGGCGGGCAGGTCTATTTCATCCACAATCGTGTGGAATCGATTTACGAGATCGCCTCCCACGTGCAGGAAATGGTGCCACGGGCGCGAGTGATCGCGGGGCACGGACAGATGTCGGAGGGCGAACTGGAAAAAGTGATGCTCAAATTCGTGCGCCATGAAGCCGACATCCTGGTGGCCACGACCATTGTGGAGAACGGGCTGGACATTCCGCTGTGCAACACCATCATTATTAATCGTGCCGACCGCTACGGACTCTCGGAACTGTACCAGTTGCGCGGGCGGGTAGGACGCTCGAACCGCCGTGCTTATGCATACCTGCTGATCCCACCTGATACGGAACTGACGCCGCTGGCGCGGCGGCGGCTTGCCGCATTGAAGGAGTTTTCCGATCTGGGAGCTGGCTTCAAGATTGCCGCCCTCGATCTTGAGTTGCGCGGCGCCGGCAACATGTTGGGTGGTGAGCAGAGCGGCCACGTCGATGCTGTCGGATTCGAGCTGTACACATCAATGTTGGAGCGCACGGTTCGCGAGTTGAAGGGAGAGGTGGCCCCGCAGGAGGTGGAGACGCAGCTCAATCTCGGCATCAACATTCGCATTCCCGCGACTTACATTGCCGAAGAGAACCAGCGACTGCGCATGTACAAGCGCGTGGCGGGAGTAGAGAGCGAGAGCCAGCTGGCCGATGTCGCGGGTGAATTGGAAGATCGGTACGGGCCCCCGCCTGCGGCGGTGGGAAACCTGCTGGAGTATGCGACGCTCAAACTGCTGTGCCAGCGCGTCGGCGTGATTGGCATCGACCGCCATCGCGATGTGGTAAATATCAAGTTCGCGGAAAACGCAGGAATCGACCCAGAACGGCTGATGCGCTTCATCTCCCGGCAGAAGGGGGCGCAGTTCACACCGGCAGGCATTCTGAAATTCACCATGACAGCGACCGCGGCCGAAGAGGTGCTGGCCCGGCTCAAACGTTTATTGGAGGAATTGGCCGCGGAGCAGGTGGGAGCAACCGGAGATCAGGTGGTTCGGTAG
- a CDS encoding PilZ domain-containing protein: protein MSLWPQVHDLTCVTPGQGNAYHVWVMELRSLLLSRDAEMTDVLKRAMSELGIGVFVYTMPEWAGEDLRRHKFDAVIIDCDDLPEGVDVLQAVKNTPSNSDSMAFAIVNGRTSLQAALDMGAHLALEKPISAERAKSSFRAAYGLMVSERRRYFRYDIEAPVGVSLDEKTEYAGVAVNISEGGMALKMNCVIAPKSVAQLRFTLPGSSQVQLRAVVVWSDEQGRAGVRFEQVPAAARKHLAEWFAKQEAAMGQKPAE, encoded by the coding sequence ATGTCTCTCTGGCCCCAAGTACATGACCTCACGTGCGTTACTCCCGGTCAGGGCAACGCCTATCATGTCTGGGTGATGGAATTGCGCTCATTGCTGCTCAGTCGCGACGCCGAGATGACGGATGTGCTGAAGCGCGCCATGAGCGAGTTAGGCATCGGAGTATTCGTTTACACGATGCCGGAGTGGGCGGGCGAGGACCTACGCCGCCACAAGTTCGACGCGGTGATCATCGATTGTGACGACCTGCCGGAAGGCGTGGACGTGCTGCAGGCAGTAAAGAATACGCCTTCCAACAGCGATTCCATGGCATTTGCCATTGTCAACGGCCGCACCAGTCTGCAGGCGGCACTTGATATGGGAGCTCATCTGGCGCTCGAGAAGCCGATCTCGGCGGAGCGCGCCAAGTCGAGTTTTCGAGCAGCCTACGGCCTGATGGTGAGCGAACGGCGCCGTTACTTCCGATATGACATTGAGGCACCCGTAGGAGTGAGTCTCGATGAGAAGACGGAGTATGCCGGAGTCGCAGTTAACATCAGCGAAGGCGGGATGGCGCTGAAAATGAACTGCGTGATTGCTCCCAAGTCAGTGGCCCAGCTGCGATTTACCTTGCCGGGAAGTTCACAGGTGCAGTTGCGGGCGGTTGTGGTCTGGTCCGATGAGCAGGGCCGCGCGGGAGTGCGATTTGAACAGGTTCCTGCGGCCGCACGCAAGCATTTGGCTGAGTGGTTTGCGAAGCAGGAAGCGGCCATGGGACAAAAGCCCGCAGAGTAG
- a CDS encoding ATP-binding protein, whose protein sequence is MAGENNSSSRQKTSRGFSLGPASSRIAIAYILLSALWVVFSDAILHLILGASPVIWKLESLKGLIFVLLTGLCLLLAFQSAEVKEYTARRRAESAVRRIIQANLIGTFFWEKDGSLRYANEAFLDMLGYTREDLKSGLLRWQRISPPEDHERDQLARQQLETTGLVPNSEKEFLRKDGSRVHAIFGGAMLEGTPQIGVIYALDISALKTAERERHELEEQLRQMQKLQAIGQLAGGVAHDFNNLLNVMMGYTSLIEARLAAEDPLRLKTHQVIKAGEKATALVRKLLAFSRRQELNPVALDLNSILAEMGTIFRQILGEKIRLHIHPAPALWAIKADPTQMEQVLMNLVVNARDAMPDGGSLTIETANIDLDENYARSHQVTAGSYTMLAVTDTGIGMSHETMSHIFEPFFTTKLVGEGTGLGLSTTYGIVTQSGGHIAVESELGCGTTFRVYLAKTEEKLETKPATVPILAAQAAEGPRAAETLLIAEDADDLRILLDHILRAKGYQVLLAKDGEQAVAASVAHQGPIHLMITDVIMPGLSGPQAAGRIRKRRPEIKILYMSGYGTEAMTREGTLPEGENVIDKPFRTEFLVRKVRELLDAS, encoded by the coding sequence ATGGCAGGCGAAAACAACTCTTCCTCGCGGCAGAAAACCTCTCGTGGTTTTTCGCTCGGTCCCGCGTCGTCTCGCATAGCCATCGCCTATATTCTCTTATCTGCGCTTTGGGTGGTGTTCTCCGATGCCATCCTTCATCTGATCCTCGGCGCGTCTCCGGTTATTTGGAAGCTCGAAAGCCTCAAGGGGCTGATATTCGTACTTCTTACCGGTCTTTGCCTGCTGCTTGCCTTCCAATCCGCGGAGGTGAAGGAATACACCGCTCGACGACGCGCCGAATCTGCCGTGCGGCGGATAATCCAGGCCAACCTGATCGGAACTTTCTTCTGGGAGAAAGATGGCTCGCTGCGTTACGCGAACGAAGCTTTCCTCGATATGTTGGGCTACACCCGCGAGGATCTCAAATCGGGTCTGCTGCGCTGGCAGCGGATTTCTCCACCGGAAGACCACGAACGCGACCAACTGGCGCGGCAGCAGTTGGAAACGACCGGCCTGGTGCCGAATTCCGAGAAGGAGTTCCTGCGCAAGGATGGATCGCGGGTTCACGCGATCTTTGGCGGCGCCATGCTGGAGGGCACTCCTCAGATCGGCGTGATCTACGCGCTCGACATCTCTGCTCTAAAAACTGCCGAGCGCGAGCGCCATGAGCTGGAAGAACAACTTCGCCAGATGCAGAAGCTGCAGGCCATCGGTCAACTCGCCGGCGGCGTGGCTCACGACTTCAACAACCTTCTGAACGTGATGATGGGCTACACCAGCCTGATCGAAGCACGGCTCGCTGCAGAAGATCCTCTGCGCCTGAAAACCCATCAGGTGATCAAGGCCGGGGAGAAGGCCACAGCGCTGGTTCGCAAGCTGCTCGCCTTTAGCCGCCGCCAGGAGCTCAATCCGGTGGCGCTCGATTTGAATAGCATTCTGGCGGAGATGGGAACTATCTTCCGGCAAATTCTCGGGGAGAAGATCCGGCTGCACATCCATCCCGCTCCTGCCCTGTGGGCGATCAAGGCCGACCCCACGCAGATGGAACAAGTCCTGATGAACCTGGTGGTCAATGCGCGCGATGCAATGCCCGACGGTGGCAGCCTCACCATCGAAACTGCCAACATCGACCTCGACGAAAACTACGCGCGCTCCCACCAGGTCACAGCGGGTTCCTACACGATGCTCGCGGTCACCGATACCGGTATCGGGATGAGCCATGAAACCATGTCCCACATCTTTGAGCCTTTCTTCACTACCAAGCTGGTGGGTGAAGGCACCGGATTGGGACTATCCACCACTTACGGCATCGTTACCCAGAGTGGTGGCCACATTGCCGTCGAAAGCGAACTCGGCTGCGGAACAACCTTCCGGGTTTACCTGGCGAAAACTGAGGAGAAACTGGAAACCAAACCCGCAACCGTTCCGATTCTCGCCGCCCAGGCTGCCGAGGGCCCCCGGGCCGCGGAAACACTGCTGATCGCCGAAGATGCCGATGACCTGCGCATTCTCCTCGATCACATCCTGCGAGCCAAGGGCTACCAGGTGCTGCTGGCGAAGGACGGGGAGCAGGCCGTGGCGGCGTCCGTTGCGCACCAGGGTCCAATTCACCTCATGATCACCGACGTCATCATGCCCGGACTCTCCGGACCGCAAGCAGCAGGGCGGATCCGCAAGCGGCGGCCGGAGATCAAAATCCTCTATATGTCGGGATATGGAACTGAGGCTATGACTCGCGAGGGAACCCTGCCGGAAGGGGAAAATGTGATCGATAAGCCGTTTCGCACCGAGTTCCTGGTGCGCAAGGTCCGCGAATTGCTTGACGCAAGTTAA
- a CDS encoding DUF885 domain-containing protein → MAQQAVAPPSSSAALESWNKLVDEYFDGFFGYHPSEATATGFHQYDTQLEDYSRKNIDQQIAFNRQFRARLEKFDASSLPLEAQQDYQLIVASINSTLLSLESIRPWEKNPDRYSSGITGSAFVIMSRKFAPPEDRLRSLIAREKQMPAVFTAARANLNNPPKVYTQVAIEQMPGLISFFQKDVPEAFAGVKDPALLAEFKESNQGVISALEKYQNFLQEDLLPISQGDFRIGAENYRKKLEYDEMVDTPLDRLLEIGYQDLRKNQQHFKEVAAQIDPKKTPQEILDDLEKDHPTGDNLLQSFRDVLSGLRQYIERNHIVTIPSQVMPIVEETPPFARALTSASMDTPGPYETKATEAYFNVTLPDARWSKQQTEEWLQGFNRGTIISTAVHEAFPGHYTQFLWLYHAPSKVRKLAGCASNAEGWAHYTEQMMLDEGYGRPPGSPADPRFLQLRLGQLQDALLRDARFIVGISMHTGKMTLEQATDFFVKDGYQTHAVAEREAKRGTSDPTYLVYTLGKLQIMKLREDYKQIKGDKFSLQEFHDTFLKQGFPPVKLIRETMLGNNSPVL, encoded by the coding sequence ATGGCGCAGCAAGCCGTGGCTCCTCCCAGTTCTAGCGCGGCGCTCGAGTCGTGGAACAAGCTGGTGGATGAGTATTTTGACGGGTTTTTCGGTTACCACCCCAGCGAAGCTACCGCCACGGGTTTTCATCAATACGATACGCAGCTAGAGGACTATTCGCGGAAGAATATCGATCAGCAGATCGCCTTCAACCGCCAATTTCGCGCCCGGCTGGAGAAATTCGATGCCTCAAGTTTGCCCCTGGAAGCGCAGCAGGATTACCAGTTGATCGTAGCCAGCATCAACAGCACGCTGCTGAGTTTGGAGAGCATCCGGCCATGGGAGAAGAATCCGGACCGCTATTCCAGCGGGATCACCGGCAGCGCATTCGTGATCATGTCGCGCAAATTCGCGCCGCCGGAGGATCGCCTGCGATCTCTGATCGCGCGAGAGAAGCAGATGCCGGCGGTATTTACGGCCGCCCGTGCCAACCTCAACAATCCACCCAAGGTGTACACCCAGGTGGCCATCGAGCAGATGCCGGGGCTTATCTCTTTTTTCCAAAAGGATGTGCCTGAAGCATTTGCCGGCGTGAAAGATCCGGCGTTGCTGGCGGAATTCAAAGAATCGAACCAGGGGGTGATCAGCGCGCTGGAAAAGTATCAGAACTTCCTGCAGGAAGATCTGCTACCCATTTCCCAGGGGGACTTCCGCATCGGTGCGGAGAACTACCGCAAGAAGCTGGAATACGACGAAATGGTCGATACGCCGCTCGACCGTCTGCTGGAGATCGGATACCAGGATCTGCGTAAGAACCAGCAGCATTTCAAGGAGGTAGCGGCGCAAATCGATCCCAAGAAGACGCCGCAGGAGATCCTGGACGATCTGGAAAAAGATCACCCGACCGGGGATAACCTGCTGCAGAGCTTTCGAGATGTCCTCAGCGGCCTGCGTCAGTACATCGAGAGAAACCACATTGTGACCATTCCGTCGCAGGTGATGCCGATTGTGGAAGAGACGCCTCCATTTGCCAGGGCGCTGACCTCGGCTTCTATGGATACACCCGGTCCCTATGAAACCAAGGCTACCGAGGCGTACTTTAACGTAACCCTTCCCGATGCTCGCTGGTCCAAACAACAAACCGAAGAATGGCTGCAGGGATTCAATCGCGGCACCATCATCAGCACGGCGGTGCATGAGGCGTTTCCCGGTCACTATACGCAGTTCCTGTGGCTTTACCACGCTCCGTCCAAGGTGCGGAAACTGGCCGGGTGCGCTTCCAATGCGGAAGGTTGGGCGCATTACACCGAGCAGATGATGCTGGATGAGGGCTATGGGCGCCCCCCAGGCTCACCGGCGGACCCTCGTTTCCTGCAGTTACGCCTCGGGCAGTTGCAGGATGCCTTGCTGCGAGATGCGCGCTTTATTGTGGGCATCTCCATGCACACCGGCAAAATGACGCTGGAACAAGCAACCGATTTCTTTGTCAAAGACGGATATCAGACGCACGCCGTAGCCGAACGCGAGGCTAAGCGCGGCACTTCCGATCCCACTTACCTGGTGTACACGCTGGGTAAGCTGCAAATCATGAAGCTGCGCGAGGACTACAAGCAGATCAAAGGCGACAAATTCTCGCTGCAGGAATTCCACGATACTTTTCTCAAACAGGGCTTCCCTCCGGTGAAGCTCATCCGTGAAACCATGCTGGGAAACAACAGCCCAGTGCTCTAA
- the purD gene encoding phosphoribosylamine--glycine ligase: protein MKVLVIGSGGREHAIVWKLRQSPRISQLYCVPGNGGICDEAECIPAEVKDVPSLLQIARRIEPDLTIVGPELPLANGVVDEFRRSGFRIFGPTASAARLESSKIFAKEFMLRHRIPASHFVICTNLQELKSALPHFSAPIVIKADGLAAGKGVVLAQSREEASEVAQKMLSGQLLGDAGKAVVLEEYLRGEELSFLVVSDGERVVPLVAAQDYKRIGDGDTGPNTGGMGAYSSPAIVDDKMRDWLVTHIARPTISHMRAEGIEYRGILYCGLMMTARGPMVLEFNARFGDPETQPILMRLESDLFGAFMASTEGRVSDGDFKWSDDSTVCVVLASKGYPDTPEVGKPIFGLEDAARVEGVKVFHAGTRKEGNTYYTTGGRVLGVTSRAPDLATAVSRAYEAAGKIQFDGMQYRKDIAARAVKR, encoded by the coding sequence ATGAAAGTCCTGGTCATCGGCAGTGGGGGCAGGGAACACGCGATTGTCTGGAAACTGCGCCAATCGCCTCGCATTTCACAGCTTTATTGCGTACCGGGAAACGGTGGTATCTGCGACGAAGCTGAATGCATTCCCGCAGAGGTCAAAGATGTGCCTTCCCTGCTGCAGATTGCGCGCCGCATCGAACCCGACCTCACCATCGTCGGACCCGAGCTGCCACTGGCCAACGGCGTTGTGGATGAATTCCGCCGCAGTGGCTTCCGCATCTTCGGCCCTACCGCTTCCGCCGCCCGCCTGGAGTCGAGCAAGATTTTCGCCAAAGAATTCATGTTGCGGCATCGCATTCCGGCCTCGCATTTCGTTATCTGCACAAACTTGCAGGAACTGAAAAGCGCTCTCCCGCACTTCAGCGCTCCCATCGTGATCAAAGCTGACGGGCTGGCGGCGGGAAAGGGAGTCGTTCTGGCGCAGAGCCGCGAGGAGGCCTCCGAGGTCGCCCAGAAGATGCTCAGTGGCCAGCTTCTAGGCGATGCCGGCAAAGCCGTCGTGCTCGAGGAATATCTCCGCGGCGAAGAGCTCTCATTTCTAGTGGTGAGTGACGGCGAACGCGTAGTTCCTTTGGTCGCCGCACAGGATTACAAACGCATCGGCGACGGCGATACCGGTCCCAACACTGGCGGCATGGGCGCCTATTCCAGCCCTGCAATTGTGGACGACAAGATGCGCGATTGGCTGGTCACGCACATCGCGCGCCCCACCATCAGCCACATGCGAGCCGAGGGCATCGAATATCGCGGCATCCTTTATTGTGGCTTGATGATGACCGCCCGCGGACCTATGGTGCTGGAGTTCAACGCTCGCTTCGGCGATCCCGAAACCCAGCCCATTCTCATGCGCCTGGAAAGCGATCTGTTCGGTGCCTTCATGGCTTCCACAGAAGGACGAGTGAGTGACGGAGACTTCAAGTGGTCGGACGATTCCACGGTCTGCGTGGTGCTGGCATCGAAGGGATATCCCGACACCCCGGAAGTGGGTAAACCGATCTTCGGGCTCGAAGACGCAGCGCGCGTGGAAGGCGTCAAGGTCTTTCACGCGGGAACCCGAAAAGAAGGCAACACCTACTACACCACCGGCGGCCGCGTGCTCGGAGTCACATCCCGTGCTCCCGATCTCGCCACCGCGGTCTCACGCGCTTACGAAGCGGCGGGCAAAATCCAATTCGATGGCATGCAGTACCGCAAGGACATTGCAGCCCGGGCGGTGAAGCGATGA
- the galU gene encoding UTP--glucose-1-phosphate uridylyltransferase GalU: MKVRKAVFPAAGLGTRFLPATKAQPKEMLPLVDKPIIQYGVEEALAAGCDQIIIVTGRGKQAIEDHFDTSYELEKMLEERKKFDLLAIVRQISDMIHVAYVRQKEALGLGHAVLTARELVGDEPFAVLLADDVIDAPVPCLKQMMEVFEQTQCSVIANQVVEGAAISAYGVIAANPVDGKFSGRLHEITNLVEKPRPQEAPSKFAIIGRYILTPRIFEALESTGVGSGGELQLTDGLRQLLKHEKIYGFLFEGKRHDTGDKLGFLKATVEFALKRPDLGKELRSWLKDLPL, translated from the coding sequence ATGAAAGTAAGGAAAGCAGTCTTCCCCGCAGCAGGATTAGGCACGCGCTTCCTGCCGGCCACCAAAGCCCAGCCCAAGGAAATGCTGCCGCTGGTCGACAAACCCATCATCCAGTATGGCGTGGAGGAGGCATTGGCGGCAGGCTGCGACCAGATCATCATCGTCACCGGACGCGGCAAGCAGGCCATCGAAGATCACTTCGACACCAGCTACGAACTGGAGAAGATGCTGGAAGAGCGAAAGAAATTCGATCTGCTAGCCATCGTGCGCCAGATCTCCGACATGATTCATGTCGCGTATGTGCGACAGAAGGAAGCCTTGGGCCTTGGACATGCCGTACTGACTGCGCGCGAGCTGGTGGGCGATGAACCTTTCGCCGTACTGCTTGCTGACGACGTCATCGATGCCCCCGTTCCCTGCCTGAAGCAGATGATGGAAGTATTCGAGCAGACTCAATGCTCAGTGATTGCCAATCAGGTAGTGGAAGGAGCCGCGATTTCTGCCTATGGCGTGATCGCCGCCAATCCTGTGGACGGGAAGTTCTCCGGAAGGCTGCATGAGATTACCAATCTGGTCGAGAAACCGCGACCTCAGGAAGCCCCATCGAAGTTCGCCATCATTGGGCGCTATATTCTGACCCCGCGCATCTTTGAGGCTTTGGAATCTACCGGTGTGGGCAGTGGCGGAGAGCTGCAACTCACCGATGGACTGCGCCAGCTGCTGAAGCACGAGAAAATCTACGGGTTCCTGTTTGAAGGCAAGCGTCACGACACGGGAGACAAACTGGGGTTTCTGAAGGCGACAGTGGAGTTCGCGCTGAAGCGCCCAGACCTGGGAAAAGAATTGAGGAGTTGGCTGAAGGATTTGCCGTTGTAG